Genomic DNA from Dermochelys coriacea isolate rDerCor1 chromosome 27, rDerCor1.pri.v4, whole genome shotgun sequence:
TATGCTTAGTTAAACTGGGGCCACTTTGTATGGACTGTTGATTTAAAAAACGGGTTATATCAGTTTAGCTTGAGCCACActgaagttgcaccagtttaactaattGGTATAAAAATCAGCTTTAATTGAACTGGCACCACTTTGTGCAGAGACCAGGTCTTAGAAATCTACAAAGCtttccattctgcatttgctccagTGATCACAAAAAGCATGTATTTAGTACTACATTTATGAATCAAATATTCAGCTTAATATGGAAGACATCTGAGTTTCTTCATTTttcattggaatctgtttctaTAATACTAAGAGCTCCTTCTGCTAAGATAGAAGTAAATGGACATTAAGATAAATAAATGTAGTTGTCAAAGTTGCAAAGGGACAGAATTTGGGACTGGCTATCCTATTGTGTCTGATGGGAAGTTTGTGGAGGTATTAGTTAGAAgttcaaaggttaaaaaaaaattggcaaaggcaattaaaatgaaattttaaatacCAGTTTACTTTTGACCATTTTATGCTATTTTTTCATTCTCCAAGCTAAACGTAaatactgcaaacacttactactggggcacagcatggtgcTTATTATTAGTCTCatggtttcattttttgtttctcaGGTGCTAGCTCAAATCTGTAGTGTTCAGTTTGTAAACACTGCAGGGAAATATTTACATCCAagcacaaaactttttttttttttttttcattgaaataggggaaaaaatcatggaaatatttctaCTTATCTTAGGTTGGACTGGCTCTGCCAAGCTAATAGGAAAAAGACAAGTTCTCCCCACCACAAGTGATGAGTACTTCACTGGTTCAAAACCCAGGACTTGATATATTCAGTGACCAAAAAAAGCACTACTAGACTAAAGGATCACTAACAGTTTTCTAGTCCAATCTCTTATCCACCATCATGACCAGGAACAATTGCCCCACACCACCAGACAGTGGGAGTTCTCCACTTTCCAGAAGTATTCATTGGTACTCGTCTCAGATCACGACAGATTGAACATTGGACAGATCTTAAAATGCTGGTATAATAataaaagtgactatgtaaaaatggccaCTACTCATTCAGCATAGCTGCTTCCTGAGTGTATTCAGAATCCAGTCTGCTGACCAGAACTTCCACATGTTAGTTAGTGGAACAATATTGCAAGATTCCCCCACCCTTACCTTTAGCTGAATAAGCATTCCCTCACAGCACACCCTGCCAGAGCACCATAAGTTATATATGTGTTCGTTTTCTTGGTTGAGCTTCCCTGTGCTTGTGGCCTCTTTATTTGTCCCATCATCCCCTGAAAGTAAGAATATATTAGTTAATAAAAGGAAGTGTAATCTAATGGTCGGTGACAAATAGTGAAATGGCAACATTAGGATTAGAATTCATGTATTCCTGGGTTATTCTATTGGACTACAGTGCCATCTTAATGCTCTCTTATGCAACTTATTCTTCACCATTATGGTCGCTGCATTTAGATAGCATTTCACCATTGGAGGGGTGGTATATCACTTCACAACATGCAGAACTGCCATTAATATTAACAAGTACGGCCAGAGGAAAGGCTATTTCTCTCCCCAGCCCATTCTCATCAGTAATATAAACCAGTCACTTTCAAAGCAGTGAACAGTTGGGCGTAGAAACTGCAAATACTAACCAACAAGGGCGAAGTTACTTTCCAGCAACTCCTTGTGAGTGTTGAACCAGGCCTGAGCTAGCCGGTTGTTTTTATTCTTCCCAATGATGTAGTTCATGATGTAAGCAAGAAGACCAGTTACCATCAAGATCTCCATGTAGTAACTCTCCCAACTGTTTTGAAGATGTGCAGGGACCTGTGGTGAGCGAATGAAGTAATTTTATTACTGGATGTAATGGATTCTACACAATCATGTGTTTTGAAACGTGTAAGTTACCAGAGAAGCTTCATCCCTGAATGACAGTGATAAGCTTTGCTAAAGCTATGCTATAGACTAGAGCCTACTTAGGGCCAACTTCATTAGTGACAACGGCTTATTTTGTACGAGCAGCAATCATGCTGGAAGATAGTTGATACAGTATTCTGTGACCTTAGGCTCCAAGCATTCACACTCTATAAACACTActgcaataatatttgtacaaaatatgccttgtgtggTACCATATGAAAGCTAACACCATTCTGGTTATTAATATAACTGTAAAATGCTATAatgttatatgtgaagttatgaattccctctgtatgaTGTTTGTAAAATGTGTTTGAACCAGACAAGACTGGGGAATAGGTAAACAGGTTTTCCCCCCCAAAGGAAAAGCCTCAATCCAGGTGCAATCATAGACAATTGGCCATCACAGTCAAGTGATCCTCCACTGGCATATTGGAAGGTGAAGGGACAGATCAATTTACATTGCAGAAAGTACCTCTGGGCAAGAAACAGCATGGAAAGTTCTCCATCAGACTCCATTGCACTTTTTGTCACAGGAGGGGCACTGAACTTTGAGAAAGATACATTTCAAAAGTTCACCGGACTATAAAAGAGGGGCAAAGAACCCCAAAATGATCTTTCAACTCTGCCGACAAAGGAATCGAGCACACTGTATTTTGTGGGAGATCCTGACGAAGCTGATaatcagccatcttgctggaaggaaGTGTGGTAAGAACcttaccttgaaccaagactgtagcctgttaagttttagtcactagaaagcgtttttacttttgtttgtaaccatatcTGACGTTATCCCTTATACCTGACCTCACGTAAAATCTCTCCCTGattaaataaacctgttttattctTAAATCTACTGAGTATTATGTTTGATTTGAAGTGATTAACTCTAGTTAAAGCAACAAGCTGCTGTGCTTTGGTCTCTTTAGAAGAGCAACGGAGCTTATTACTCCTGTGAATATTCCAGAACAGGGCTGGACATTTCTGGGTACACAGCTTTGGGGTCATTTGGCTAGTAGCAACCAAAGCTAGGAGACCAGACCGTGACTTTGGTATAACAACCAGGCTGCTGATATCAGAGTCGCTGAACAAGAACTGCtcaacacacagacactcagtgcaTGCTTGTACACTGGCTAGAAGCGTCTAGACATGGAGCTACAGAAGCAGACCAAGGCACACAGGATTACAAGACAAGCGGTGACACCATCTCTCGCTGGTCTGAATTGCACCCTAGAACATAGCATATGCCTAACACAAGCTCCCTAACCAGTGTGGAGAAAAGATTTCTTTTCCAAGAGCCAGACTGTGCTAACTAATAATCTCCAGTGTAGTCAGCCTAACACCTCATCGCAATCGTAACACTACTCTGTTCAGCTTCTTACACTATGCCCATCACTGCATTATCTGAGCACCACCAAGAGTATGACTGAAAGCATACAACTGTGCTGTAACCAACTTTTGAAAGCGTTTTCAGAACACAGTTAGGAGCCCTAGTGCAAATAGTGACCAAAATCTAATAGGAAGATCCTGCTGTCTTTGTGGAGTTCTCTTTTTGAAGTCATTAGAGGGTGGTTATTAGTTTTACTGCCAAGATATTGCCCCTCAGTCAAAAGAGATGATGAGGTATTTCCCACTGGCACATTTGATTacaacattttagaaaaatgtaaCTCTGCCCTTTTTGTCTTTTAACTGCTTTATAAAAGCCTCAGGTTTTTTTGGAATCAAGAGGACTCAATATTGTACATTTCAAATTTGCAATGTTCAACCCCCGTTACACTTAAAACGCCCAACAATTTAAATACAGTTGTTATAACTATCATTAGAACATGTTCTTTTGTTGCCTGTGTAATCAAGATACACAAACATGTTAGAGAACCATGTTTGCTGTGGTACACACTAACTAAAACGTGATTTATGATGGTTATAGCATGTTTTCTCTCTCTAACATAAGGATAAACCATATTCTAAGATGCTTTGGCCAAAACCCATGTTTAAAACACAGTTACTTTTGTTGCTGAGACATTTACTGATCACGGGCATAATATTAAGGCAATCTGTATTCCATGTGATAATAATAAACTAGATCAGAAGACACCAATTCAGTTTGAGTGCACACGAGCGGGAAGTACTAGCAGTTTTACATAGTTGTTAACACATTAAGGAACAAGCCATCTACAGTTGAATACATCAGTTTCAAATGTCATGATATTACAATCTGTGACAATCAGCATAATCCAGTGCATaggagcactggaatgggactcaggagacctgattcCAATTCTGCTACTAACTGTCTATGTGATGTTGGACATGTAACGTCTCTGAGCAGTTTCCTTTCCCACCCTTTTTCTTGTCAATTCAGATTGTAATTTTTTCAGGACAAAAGACTACCTTTAACTACGTCTGTACAGCAGCTGGAACAATAATGCCTTGTTCTCTGCAGGGCCCTCTAGGCATTACAATACTACAAATAAATCAGAGTGCTGAAAGGAAAGACACTCAGACATTTATACCTACATCAACAATTGTTATGGGgtctttgcttttgctgggagatGCATCTGTTTTTTCTTCATAGCCTTCAAATTCCTCATCATCATATGGCTCACTCTCAGTATCTCCTTCCTAAGGGATAAGAGCACAAGCAGCCTCAACATCTCAAgcctgagaagcaagtggcaaacACAACTGAAGTGGGACAGAAAATAAAGGGATATGCATCGTCCCTCTAAAGCAGCAGTCTCTTTTACAATGTTACAGCTGAGATTTTAAAGTTAAGAAATGAAAATTGCTGGGGtacaagtgttttgtttttaatttgggacatctctgaaataaaatgtttattcaCAATTTTATGAAGATTTAACAGCCATTTTCTTACATGCATAAGGTGCCTTTCAACCCCAAGGacatcaaagtgctttataaaccaATACCCAAATGATTCTCAAAAGACTTATATTTATCACTGAAATGCACCTACCTCTGCAGTGAATCATAGCAACCTCTCAACAGGACACAGCAAAGCCTTACAAAGTTTATGATGGGAAGAGACGATGACTACATGCAATTGAAACTGTATGGGACATTTAGGGTGATTATATATTGCCTCCCAAGTTAGACCAGGACACAGAAGTTACTTTACTTCTGcagaagtgccatgggatctttaatgactgcAACTGGTTGGATCTCTGTTTTAAAGTTCACTAGGAAGATGTTCTATCCAGCAGCAGAGCTCTCCCTAGCACCACAATGGGTTCACTATCTACTCTAAAGGAGGAGTACCACTTTCTGAATACCTTAGGTGCTCCTTTGAAATATTCCATCTAAGTATTGACCCTGCCAGACTCCACATAGCTTGGAAGATCTGATAGGATCACAGCATAAGCACTGCAGTGGGGTATAGTACAAGAACAATCATGGATCTTGGTTTGAAACTGAAAGGGCATTTCAAACAAGAGGCAACAAGGGGCAAAGGCATGAATTTGACATTACCTGTGCATCTGCATCATCAAAGTCCTCCTGATTTTCATCTTGACCTTCAAGCTCCACAGTggcctcctcctcatcatcttctgTGGTTATGATCCTCTGGGGAGATTCTGTGGTTACATCTTCAGTAACATCTTCAAACTCAGCAAAGTCATTATCATCGTACTCCACAACGTCATCTCCGTCCTCAAATTCATCGAATTTGGCCAAAGAAAAGCCCCATGGGACGAATAAAACAGCAAGGAAGATCCACAAGCTCTTCATTGTCACTGCAAAAAATTCAAATACAAAACGATCAGGTTAAAAGGGGGAATTTATTTAGTTCTCCTAAGGTTTAAACATTAAACATCTGCGCAATTATGGGAATGCAGAAGGACGGTACAATTATAAGACATTGTCTAATCAATTTCTGAGCTCAGGCTCCGTAAAAGGCAAAGGGGGGTGGATTGTGAAAAATCTAATGATTAGCacaagagacagagacagagacaggactcctgggttctttcccagcTCTATCAAAGATTTTGGGATAAGTTACTTACCTATCAAAGATGGGTGAACTGAGACTTAGAGAATGTACCTCATATCATACTTACATCACATAGAGgctcatttgtaaaatgctttgagatcctggcaTGAAACACTATAGAACTGACAAGTCTTAAATTAAGAGGCATTAGCCCCAAGGAAAGAGATACATTCTCATACTCCTATTCCTCCCCACAACTAAGAGGAGTTCTAgagatttccccctcccagcttttcttaaaaaataaacaataataacgCAATTCTTTCTCTACTCAAGTTTTCCAACATGCAACTCACACCTCTCAAGTTTGAGACAGGGGTCTTTGCAGTTCAGGACAAATGACACTGACATCCTAGTCCCTATATACTAAAGGCACTTAAAAAGTATACAATGGATCACATTAGCAAGTTACCATGAGCCTGAAGGCTGCATCCAATTTGCATGGCATGTAGCAGACCCTCTCACTTAATATGGAAGAGATTCCCTCCCAGACAATCATAGCAAGTAACTAGGACTGACAGAGCACTGAATTCTGAGAACTGTGGTCCCAAAGATCACAGTCTGGCTTCTCCTGCTAAAGTCTCTCACCAAGTGTTCAAAGAGACAAAATTCCTTTTtatcttctctctcacacacacacacagggtcgaATAATGAAATGGAGGATGTACAGGTGTCTGAGCCAAGTATGCATGCTTCTGGTACCTTTATCAAGTTTTTGCTTAACACCCAAGTATGGGTTCCCTATCTGCGTTGGTATGGAACATCATTTAAATACACACctgataaagaaataaaaacatttgtacAAACAATGCCTAGCCAATTGGGAAGCAGTCTGATTTTAATCAAGTCAGTTTGCTTACTAAACAGTGGTGACTTATACTGAAAAACCTTCCCGCACCAGATTCCTGATTTAAAAGACACACAGCAAGGGAATGTgcacattaaaattaaatagaGAAATCAACACAGACCATTGAAGCTAAAGGTGGAGTATTTGCTACTGTTTATTTAGCAAACTTGCCTATCACGGTGTCCTTAGGAACATATACAATATGTAAGTTAGCTATCATTTTATCCATGTTCGGATAAAAAGATGGACTCCCAATAAGACACTCTCTACAACAGAATCACTCATCAAATGTCCAAGTGATCAACTCTCtccattttttgttcattttaaagaacATAAAAGAGACTGCACCTGCAATGGTTATTACCCATGTACTCAGGTCACTACATGGAATAATTAGGTAGCAATAGCACCATCAATGTCACAAAATACACTTGATCTAATCATTTGAAACAGCAGAGCAGCAATCGTGTTCTGTTACTTTCAAACAACATATCCTTGATCATTCTCAGATGTGCGTACAGGAATGGGTCCTGCTGAGCAGTTTCTGCTTTTATTCTGGACCCATTTGTTATGTGTTTAACAAAGAAAACTGGGAAGAGTATGGCTGTTTCACTGGGACGGCAGTGTGGGCCATTGAATAGaagactggactgggactcaggaaacttgagctttgttcccagctctgccactagcctgtggtgtgaccatgggcaagtcacttcactttcaGTTTCCCCAGTCTCTACTTTGTTTTGTCTACTGATCATAAACTCTTAAAATAGTACAGTACCTAGCATAATGAGGTCTCAACTGAGGCCTCTAAGAGCAATACTAAGTCAATCACAGCACTTCAGACACTTGAAGGATTACCACTGAGTTTGATGGAAGCAAAGCTCATCTTCTTATTCTCACTGTGATGCTGTTTTAGTTACCCGAAACTAACAGAAACCATTTTTTGTTACCATAATGTGATATACCTCTGAGTACTATTTGTATGGCACCCAGAGCATTCAAAGTATTTTAGAGATAACAAATGAGTCCCTTTCTTGAAGGCCTTCTACTCTAGACAGACAGCCTAAATAAGAAGCGTACAAGGGTGCGCATGAGCAAGATACAATGCAGCTAGATGAAGCACTGAAGTTCCTTAGGAGCTCCACAAATTTTATGTAAATTGAATGAAAGAGATGATACTACTTATGAAGAGAGAATGAGCATTATAAGGGTAGAAACATTAACTCAGCCGGGCTATATGATCAGCTGAACATCCCCC
This window encodes:
- the CCDC47 gene encoding PAT complex subunit CCDC47 isoform X3 produces the protein MQIGCSLQAHVTMKSLWIFLAVLFVPWGFSLAKFDEFEDGDDVVEYDDNDFAEFEDVTEDVTTESPQRIITTEDDEEEATVELEGQDENQEDFDDADAQEGDTESEPYDDEEFEGYEEKTDASPSKSKDPITIVDVPAHLQNSWESYYMEILMVTGLLAYIMNYIIGKNKNNRLAQAWFNTHKELLESNFALVGDDGTNKEATSTGKLNQENEHIYNLWCSGRVCCEGMLIQLKFLKRQDLLNVLARMMRPVCDQVQIKVTMNDEDMDTYVFAVGTRKALVRLQKEMQDLSEFCSDKPKSGAKYGLPESLAILSEMGEITEGMMDTKMVHFLTHYADKIESVHFSDQFSGPKLMQEEGQPLKLPDTKRTLLFTFNVPGSGNTSPKDMEALLPLMNMVIYSIDKAKKFRLNREMINLHIWDA